In Massilia antarctica, the following are encoded in one genomic region:
- a CDS encoding acyltransferase family protein has protein sequence MPPNNALIRASGLDTLRAVAIALVLMSHYDGFVSGKDTFGVVGKVGWTGVDLFFVLSGYLIGNQILSAIARKETFSLKAFFARRLLRTLPNYYFMLALYFLLPHLLSGSSTAPLWQFLTFTQNIGLAYGQTFSHSWSLCIEEQFYLALPLVVLAVVRCRRPLAIGWWLIGAAIGAGMLARGSAFVLHEYDAFSAQTYYATWCRFDELLPGVAIALLKNFHGALYEKILAKGNVLLVAGLAAVVATLYCVKQELPDTMISTTLGFSLLAIGYAVLVMAALSPASLLGRIRVPGATQLALWSYAIYLIHKPIFMVAAPRLREMKVDVNAPLTVLLLFAVSIFGGWLLFRCVETPFMQLRARWYPSRRAAPQLAAAA, from the coding sequence ATGCCCCCGAACAATGCCTTAATCCGCGCCAGCGGCCTCGATACCCTGCGCGCCGTCGCCATTGCACTCGTCCTGATGTCTCATTATGATGGTTTTGTCAGCGGTAAGGACACCTTCGGCGTGGTGGGCAAGGTCGGCTGGACGGGGGTGGACCTGTTCTTCGTGCTCAGCGGTTATCTGATCGGGAACCAGATTTTGTCGGCGATCGCGCGCAAGGAAACGTTTTCCCTGAAGGCGTTTTTCGCCAGGCGCCTGCTGCGCACCTTGCCGAATTATTACTTCATGCTGGCCCTGTATTTCCTGCTGCCGCACCTGCTCAGCGGTTCGAGCACCGCGCCGCTGTGGCAATTCCTGACCTTCACGCAGAATATCGGCCTGGCCTATGGGCAAACGTTCAGCCATTCCTGGTCATTGTGTATCGAAGAGCAATTTTATCTGGCGCTGCCGCTGGTGGTGCTCGCGGTCGTGCGCTGCAGGCGGCCGCTGGCCATTGGATGGTGGCTTATCGGCGCTGCCATCGGCGCCGGCATGCTGGCGCGCGGGAGCGCGTTTGTGCTGCATGAGTACGATGCCTTTTCGGCGCAAACCTACTACGCCACCTGGTGCCGCTTCGACGAATTGCTGCCTGGTGTGGCCATCGCCCTGCTCAAGAACTTTCATGGCGCCCTGTACGAAAAGATCCTGGCAAAGGGCAATGTGTTATTGGTCGCCGGGCTGGCCGCCGTCGTCGCCACACTATATTGCGTGAAGCAGGAGTTGCCCGATACGATGATCTCGACCACCCTCGGCTTTTCCCTGCTCGCCATCGGCTACGCCGTGCTGGTCATGGCGGCGCTCAGTCCGGCCTCGCTTCTGGGGCGGATAAGAGTGCCCGGCGCTACCCAGCTGGCGCTGTGGTCGTACGCCATTTACCTGATCCACAAACCCATCTTCATGGTCGCCGCGCCGCGGTTGCGCGAGATGAAGGTCGATGTCAACGCGCCGCTGACCGTGCTGCTGCTGTTCGCCGTCAGCATCTTTGGCGGCTGGCTGCTGTTTCGCTGCGTGGAGACCCCGTTCATGCAGTTGCGCGCGCGCTGGTATCCCTCGCGGCGGGCAGCGCCGCAACTGGCAGCTGCGGCCTGA
- the dusA gene encoding tRNA dihydrouridine(20/20a) synthase DusA: MKSTNYRGRTLSIAPMMDWTDRHCRKFHRQITRHTWLYTEMVTTGALVYGDVERHLRFNEEEHPVALQLGGSDPADLATSARLGQQWGYDEINLNCGCPSERVQKGAFGACLMAEPQLVADCVKAMRDAVTIDVTVKHRIGIDRNEEYGFVRDFVGTIADAGCNTFIVHARNAILKGLSPKENREIPPLKYEVAYQLKREFPDLEIIINGGIKTSDEIALHLAHVDGVMMGREAYHNPYVMAEYDARFYGDAAPVKSREEVLAAMIPYIQAQLELHAARGLKLNSITRHMLGLMAGLGGARSFRQVMSDPKRLAAADPHLLLEAAAGMRRAS; this comes from the coding sequence TTGAAATCAACGAATTACCGGGGCAGGACGCTCTCTATTGCCCCGATGATGGACTGGACCGACCGTCACTGCCGCAAGTTCCACCGCCAGATCACCCGCCATACCTGGCTCTACACCGAGATGGTGACCACCGGCGCGCTGGTGTACGGCGACGTCGAGCGCCATCTGCGCTTCAATGAAGAAGAGCATCCGGTCGCCCTGCAGCTGGGCGGCAGCGATCCGGCCGACCTGGCCACCAGCGCCAGGCTGGGCCAGCAATGGGGTTACGATGAAATCAACCTGAACTGCGGCTGCCCGTCGGAGCGGGTGCAGAAGGGCGCGTTTGGCGCTTGCCTGATGGCCGAACCGCAACTGGTGGCCGATTGCGTGAAAGCCATGCGCGACGCCGTCACCATCGACGTCACCGTCAAGCACCGCATCGGCATCGACCGCAACGAGGAGTACGGCTTCGTGCGCGATTTCGTCGGCACCATCGCCGATGCCGGCTGCAATACCTTCATCGTGCATGCGCGCAATGCCATTTTGAAGGGGCTGTCGCCCAAGGAAAACCGCGAGATTCCACCGCTCAAGTACGAGGTGGCCTACCAGCTCAAGCGCGAGTTCCCGGACCTGGAAATCATCATCAACGGCGGCATCAAGACGTCCGACGAGATCGCGCTGCACCTGGCGCACGTCGACGGCGTGATGATGGGGCGCGAGGCTTACCATAATCCCTATGTCATGGCCGAGTACGATGCGCGCTTCTATGGCGACGCGGCGCCGGTCAAGTCGCGCGAGGAAGTGCTGGCCGCGATGATCCCGTATATTCAGGCGCAGCTGGAGCTGCATGCGGCGCGCGGCTTGAAATTGAACAGCATCACCCGTCACATGCTGGGGCTGATGGCCGGGCTGGGCGGTGCGCGCAGTTTCCGCCAGGTGATGTCGGACCCGAAACGGCTGGCCGCGGCCGATCCGCACCTGCTGCTCGAAGCGGCCGCCGGGATGCGTCGCGCGTCGTAA
- a CDS encoding methyl-accepting chemotaxis protein, giving the protein MNLSNMKVGTRLGLGFVLVLSFLVAVTIVGIISMAQIQARLDNVVGVNNVVTRLVIDMRTNVSERIVSLRILTLMTDPADMEPEMKRIKEQTGRYGDAEKKLSEKFAAGASAEEKSLLAQIKEHEALAMPALAKASDLWLANKAEDATRVMIKEIRPVQKKWMEALEQLAALEDKLNSAAQKDAERGFENARMTMLILGGVAILLGGIAAVFITRGLLKQLGGEPDYTARIASSIAHGDLSVHIDTSGADKGSLLMEVREMRNSLKDIVGQVRGGTETIGTASREIAAGNIDLSSRTEMQASALEKTASAMEELTSTVKQNADNAREANQLAASASDVARKGGEVVSQVVDTMGSINASANKIVDIIGVIDGIAFQTNILALNAAVEAARAGEQGRGFAVVASEVRNLAQRSAAAAKEIKNLIGDSVEKVERGSKLVGQAGVTMDEVVASVKRVTDIMGEIANASQEQSAGIEQVNMSIIEMDSMTQQNAALVEQAAAAAQSLQDQASELAHVVSIFKLIEGEETHVAAPSSMAMAAPARPAKPAPLRVAKPVLKRPAPAAAAPAKPKKAAATSGSEEWEEF; this is encoded by the coding sequence ATGAATTTATCCAACATGAAGGTCGGCACCCGTTTAGGCCTGGGATTTGTCCTGGTCCTGTCGTTTCTGGTCGCGGTCACCATCGTCGGCATCATTAGCATGGCGCAAATCCAGGCGCGCCTGGATAACGTGGTCGGCGTCAACAATGTGGTGACCCGTCTCGTGATCGATATGCGTACCAATGTCAGCGAGCGCATCGTGTCGCTGCGCATCCTGACCCTGATGACCGATCCGGCCGACATGGAACCGGAAATGAAGCGCATCAAGGAGCAAACCGGCCGCTACGGCGACGCCGAGAAAAAGCTGAGCGAGAAGTTCGCCGCCGGCGCCTCGGCCGAGGAAAAGAGCTTGCTGGCCCAGATCAAGGAACACGAAGCGCTGGCCATGCCGGCCCTGGCCAAGGCGTCCGACCTGTGGCTGGCCAACAAGGCCGAAGACGCGACCCGCGTGATGATCAAGGAAATCCGTCCGGTTCAGAAAAAATGGATGGAAGCGCTGGAACAACTGGCCGCCCTGGAAGACAAACTCAATAGCGCAGCACAAAAAGACGCCGAACGCGGCTTCGAAAATGCCCGCATGACCATGCTGATCCTGGGCGGCGTCGCCATCCTGCTAGGCGGCATCGCGGCCGTCTTCATCACCCGCGGCCTGCTCAAGCAGCTCGGCGGCGAGCCGGACTACACCGCCAGGATCGCCAGCAGCATCGCCCACGGCGACCTGTCGGTCCACATCGATACCAGCGGCGCCGACAAGGGCAGCCTGCTGATGGAAGTGCGCGAAATGCGCAACAGCCTGAAAGATATCGTCGGCCAGGTGCGCGGCGGCACCGAAACCATCGGCACCGCCTCGCGTGAAATCGCGGCCGGCAATATCGACCTGTCCTCGCGTACCGAAATGCAAGCCAGCGCCCTCGAAAAGACCGCCTCGGCGATGGAAGAATTGACCTCGACCGTGAAACAGAATGCCGACAATGCCCGCGAAGCCAATCAGCTCGCCGCCAGCGCCTCGGACGTGGCCCGCAAGGGTGGCGAAGTGGTGTCGCAAGTGGTCGACACCATGGGCTCGATCAACGCCTCGGCCAACAAGATTGTCGACATCATCGGCGTGATCGATGGCATCGCTTTCCAGACCAATATCCTGGCGCTGAACGCGGCGGTGGAAGCGGCCCGTGCCGGCGAACAGGGCCGCGGTTTCGCGGTGGTCGCCTCGGAAGTGCGCAACCTGGCGCAGCGTTCGGCGGCGGCGGCGAAAGAAATCAAGAACCTGATCGGCGATTCGGTCGAGAAGGTCGAGCGCGGCAGCAAGCTGGTCGGCCAGGCCGGCGTGACGATGGATGAAGTCGTCGCCAGCGTCAAGCGGGTCACCGACATCATGGGCGAAATCGCCAACGCCAGCCAGGAACAGAGCGCCGGCATCGAGCAAGTGAATATGTCGATCATCGAGATGGACAGCATGACCCAGCAGAACGCGGCCCTGGTCGAACAGGCCGCCGCCGCCGCGCAGAGCCTGCAGGACCAGGCCAGCGAGCTGGCGCACGTGGTCAGCATCTTCAAGCTGATCGAAGGCGAGGAAACCCATGTCGCCGCGCCTTCCTCGATGGCAATGGCAGCACCGGCGCGTCCGGCCAAGCCGGCGCCGCTGCGCGTGGCCAAGCCGGTCCTGAAACGTCCGGCGCCGGCTGCGGCAGCGCCCGCCAAGCCGAAAAAAGCGGCCGCCACCAGCGGCAGCGAGGAATGGGAAGAATTCTGA
- a CDS encoding energy transducer TonB, whose amino-acid sequence MLTSTRWMSVIGGLLVCGAAAAGEVPASFDAAKCKAEYPKASLMNEEQGTVSMSFLVGPDGSVIESKLEKTSGFKNLDKAAIKSISACKFKPGTKDGAPAQTWAKVDYAWKLD is encoded by the coding sequence ATGTTGACCTCTACGCGTTGGATGAGTGTGATCGGCGGCTTGCTGGTGTGCGGCGCCGCCGCCGCGGGCGAAGTACCGGCCAGTTTCGATGCCGCCAAGTGCAAGGCCGAGTATCCCAAGGCGTCGCTGATGAACGAGGAACAGGGCACGGTGTCGATGTCCTTCCTGGTCGGCCCGGACGGCTCGGTGATCGAATCAAAGCTGGAAAAAACCAGCGGCTTCAAGAATCTCGACAAGGCCGCCATCAAGTCGATCAGCGCCTGCAAGTTCAAACCCGGCACCAAGGATGGCGCCCCGGCCCAGACCTGGGCCAAGGTCGACTACGCCTGGAAACTCGACTGA
- a CDS encoding MFS transporter, translating to MHTKLLIAAACLLGLFSTIGAALPYPILPPLFAAGAGNGLNAFLGLPPKMLFGLALTINPLGLLIGNTLLGPLSDRYGRRPLLMLTTFGAALGHVLTALALLLESYPLFILARFGTGLLEGNGAVVRAMLADRLDGELRVRALSWLNGAFYLGWLAGPLLAGATVVLGITVPFWIAAGALVLTTALVAAVLPREAASLATTSWWQVARHQHAFHLLRHAELRTLFIVQFAYTCGVTAFYEFYPLWLVEFPGYGAPGIAWITAGLCAVMTFTAVFAGRPSRIAPLRRAAWSACGGAAAIAALALGNVWVGLAAIVLFGIPNAFYNAIVPGWCAERFGALGQGAVMGLLSTTFCLANIVMALAGSVLTLADTRLVLGLGAVLSAWAGWRLLGWRLRMAGPAVPGGTAEG from the coding sequence ATGCACACCAAACTCCTCATTGCCGCTGCCTGTTTGCTGGGCCTGTTTTCGACCATCGGCGCCGCGCTGCCCTATCCCATCCTGCCGCCCCTGTTCGCGGCGGGCGCCGGCAATGGCCTGAACGCCTTCCTCGGCCTGCCGCCCAAGATGCTGTTCGGCCTGGCCCTGACCATCAATCCGCTCGGCCTGCTGATCGGCAATACCCTGCTCGGCCCGCTGTCGGACCGCTACGGCCGCCGTCCGCTGCTGATGCTCACCACCTTCGGCGCCGCCCTCGGCCATGTGCTGACGGCGCTGGCGCTGCTGCTCGAATCGTATCCGCTGTTTATCCTGGCCCGCTTCGGCACTGGCCTCCTGGAAGGTAACGGCGCCGTGGTGCGCGCCATGCTGGCCGACCGCCTCGACGGCGAGCTGCGCGTGCGCGCGCTGTCGTGGCTGAACGGCGCTTTCTATTTGGGCTGGCTGGCCGGGCCGCTGCTGGCTGGCGCCACGGTGGTGTTGGGTATCACCGTGCCGTTCTGGATCGCGGCCGGCGCGCTGGTGCTGACTACGGCGCTGGTGGCGGCGGTGCTGCCGCGCGAGGCCGCCTCGCTTGCCACGACCTCGTGGTGGCAGGTGGCGCGCCACCAGCATGCATTCCACCTGCTGCGCCATGCCGAGCTGCGCACACTGTTCATCGTCCAGTTCGCCTATACCTGCGGGGTGACGGCCTTTTACGAGTTTTATCCCTTGTGGCTGGTGGAATTTCCCGGCTACGGCGCGCCCGGCATCGCCTGGATCACGGCCGGCCTGTGCGCAGTGATGACTTTCACGGCCGTGTTCGCCGGTCGCCCGAGCCGCATCGCACCGCTGCGGCGGGCCGCCTGGAGCGCCTGCGGCGGCGCCGCCGCCATCGCCGCGCTGGCGCTGGGCAATGTGTGGGTGGGCTTGGCGGCGATCGTGCTGTTCGGCATTCCGAATGCGTTTTATAACGCCATCGTGCCGGGCTGGTGCGCGGAGCGTTTCGGCGCGCTGGGGCAGGGCGCGGTGATGGGTTTGCTGTCGACCACGTTTTGCCTGGCCAATATCGTCATGGCCCTGGCCGGGTCGGTGCTGACCCTGGCCGATACGCGCCTGGTGCTGGGGCTGGGCGCCGTGCTGTCGGCCTGGGCCGGATGGCGCCTGCTGGGCTGGCGCCTGCGGATGGCGGGCCCCGCCGTGCCGGGCGGGACCGCCGAAGGTTGA